The Fibrobacterota bacterium genome contains the following window.
CTCTTGGCCGAGTTCTTGGGGGACGGCAAAGCCAAGGTGACCATTACCAACAAGGTGACCGGCAAGATCCGCATCCTGTACCTGGATGCGAACTATAAGGAGAGCGCGAACCCTTAAGGGACGGAATGAGTGCATGGGAGCAGCCCGCGGGCTGCTCCGGCCGGGCCCGGAATGGGCCCTTTTTTATTTCCTCCGTTTTGGGATTAATGTCAGTTTAGTCTGATAAAACCGAGGCACGCCAAAAAAACAGCCTTCAAGGCATTCTTTGTTTTCCGTTTGGAAACGCTTCATGCCCCGACATCAAGAACCACCAACCCAAATTCTCCCAGGGAGAATAATATCCAGGTTAAATGGGAGCCGGGAGGGAAATGGGAAAAGTAGGACACGGTAGCGCCATGGGCCTTATTTTATGCCATCGGGAGGAAGCCACTAACATGAAAACCACTTCGAAGCATCGCAGCCTCGCCCTGGGCCTGGGCTTATTGGCCGCATCCCTATTGGCCGTTAAGGGGTTTTCGCAAGATCCCAACTTCTATATCTTCCTGGCCTTCGGCCAATCCAACATGGAAGGATACCCGGGCCAGCAACAGCATCAGGATTCGGTCGGGCTGTCCTCCCGCTTCCAAACCATGCCCGCCGTGGACTGGCCGGATGGAAGCCGTAAAAAGGGGACTTGGACCCCCGCGCTTCCGCCCCTCTGCCGCAACAGCACCGGCCTATGCCCCTGCGATTATTTCGGCCGGACCTTGACGGACAGCCTGCCCGCGAACATCAAGATCGGGATCATCAACGTGGCCGTGGCCGGGTGCGCGATCGAAATGTTCGACCCGGCCAAATACCAAAGCTACGCCTCCGGCCAGGCCTCGTGGCTGCAGGATATCGTCAAGCTCTACGGCGGCAGCCCTTATGCGCGCTTGGTTGAGGTGGCCAAGTTGGCCCAGAAGGACGGGGTGATCAAAGGCATTATCATGCATCAGGGGGAGTCCGGATCTTCGACGGGGAACTGGAACGGCGAGGTCAAGATCGTATACAACAATCTGGTCAAGGATCTCGGCTTGGATTCCAACAAGACGCCTTTCCTGGCCGGGGATTTCACCAATCCCAATGGTCAGAATTCCATTGTCTGGGGCCTCCCCAAGGTCATGAAGCAGGCCTACGCGGTTTCTTCGAAGGGGGACGAGGCGAATAGCACCGGCATCCATTTCAGCGCCGCGGGATATCGCGCCTTAGGGAAGAGCTATGCCGACACCATGCTCATCGCCATGCGCAAGCTGGGCATTGGGCCGACGGGACTCTTCGCAAGCAGATCCCGGTCCGGGGCTTATACCATCCGGAGCTTGGCGAATACCGATGCCGGGACATTGCTGTCGTTCGGCATTCCGGAGCGCGCCTTTATCACGCTTAGCGCCTATACCGTGGGCGGCAGGCAGATTGCGCAATTGGCCCGTGGCGAGTATGCGGCCGGGGAGCACTCCATTTCCTTCGGCGGGGAAGCGATGCCGGCGGGCGCCATCGTACTCAAGTTAAACTCGGGTTCCAATACCACGGCCCGGACGCTCGTCATGTCCACGGCCCCTTAAGAGTCCCTGACATGATGGATGCCGGGCGGCGGCCGGCGCGGGTCCTATTGACTCCGCGCGGCCCAGGGCCGGAGCCCCGAAGACGCCTATCTGTCCTTATTGTTTCGAAAGAATGACCGAACCGTTATTCTGATCATAAGGAATGGGAATCGTCAGCTTGTTTCCCGAGAGGGTTCCGGTTACGGAATCGGGCGTGGGCGGCGGGACGCCTTCCGGAGAGATGCCCGGCGAAGAAAGCAGGCTGCTCGCGTACTTTAAAGAAATCGTATTTCCGGTCAGTTTATACTTCCCTGCCAGGGTATAGGTTCCATACGACAGAGGCAAGGTCCCTGCAAAAGCCGTATCGGCCGTGAAGACCAGGATCATGGTGGAGTCCGGCGCCTTGCCCTTCCAGGTTCCGGCCACGGCGTTGGACGTCCCTGAATCAGTAGAGCTATCGCACCCCAGCAGAATGAAGGCGCCGAGCAAGGAGCCGATCAAAACGGTTTTGAATCTTGCGCTCATGAATACCCCGATGAATTGGATGTGAATGAACCCCTAAGTTAAACAGCCTATGCGGTTTCCGCCTAGAGGGATTTTTTCGCGCGGATACTGAAAACGGGCCAGGGGCTGGATAGTTCCTTCTCCCCGATGGGCCAGCTGAAGTTCACGTGGTTCACCACCTTCTGGGTGGATTTGCTGGCCCCCAGGCGCACGCCGAAGCCCACTGAATAATGAAGTTTGTCCCAATCGAAATCGCGGTAAGCGGGAAA
Protein-coding sequences here:
- a CDS encoding sialate O-acetylesterase — protein: MKTTSKHRSLALGLGLLAASLLAVKGFSQDPNFYIFLAFGQSNMEGYPGQQQHQDSVGLSSRFQTMPAVDWPDGSRKKGTWTPALPPLCRNSTGLCPCDYFGRTLTDSLPANIKIGIINVAVAGCAIEMFDPAKYQSYASGQASWLQDIVKLYGGSPYARLVEVAKLAQKDGVIKGIIMHQGESGSSTGNWNGEVKIVYNNLVKDLGLDSNKTPFLAGDFTNPNGQNSIVWGLPKVMKQAYAVSSKGDEANSTGIHFSAAGYRALGKSYADTMLIAMRKLGIGPTGLFASRSRSGAYTIRSLANTDAGTLLSFGIPERAFITLSAYTVGGRQIAQLARGEYAAGEHSISFGGEAMPAGAIVLKLNSGSNTTARTLVMSTAP